The stretch of DNA ggaatgtgttcaaagtatgggttgcatgtCTAAATGCTATAACTTCAAGTCGTGATTCAAGCGaaaactattatgccaaattgtgtaagaattctcaatgtgcttaagactcttacttgctcacatgtgtactcaaGTCTTGAATAAATTTTCTTTTGGTTAATAATCTttaatgatgtttgaaagtgaaagaggtgaGCAGAGCATGAAACATGAAATAcagccaatgtgccaagaatgatattacatttggggccactagtgccaatgaaactaAGAAACGTTTAAAAGATGTTGAAATGAGTTGTGAATCCGCTTAATAACAAACGCTTTGGGAGTATTGTTAGTCActaaggaagggtaggttgaaattcTCCGAAACTACACATGTCGGTGTTGGAatggattgtaattattcccctAATTTGGGGcgagattgatgtgatgaaatATTCCCcttttattgggatgagatgattgctagaaaagggtgatgtcgatccacacggcattgtagtgagacggcctagccggtcgtgtcgtgatcggacgccatgccgaacacatggtggtgattgtgctaaaAATTATGATCGAGATAATGATTGGAACTGTGATAGTGATtgtgattatggttgatgtcttcgagtaagacggcctagccgatcgggccgagatcagactccgtgctaaaatcacggtggtatatcggtgctaagatctccTAACCTAAAATAATGAAAATTTACTTGACACTTATCTTGCTCCTAATTTGATGTTTTATTATTGTCTGAGGCTTCCAGTGATTTATGGTTGTCCTTCCTTGTGGTATCATTCGTTCTAacgagagggtgtttagtcttacatactagtactattctatatgtactaacgtcccttttttccgGGGGCGTCCCttttttccgggggcgctgcatctttaatggatgcaggtgcttccgcagcaggtggcattgatcattgatagcagtacaccctcttctcagtagatctggtgagccccacttcattcggggtcgtgtatcttttgtcCCACGTGTATTATGTTTTAAGGTATAGCTGGAGCCTTGTTGGCGGCGTTATCATAGTATTTTGTATCcgtagaggcttcgtagacacagtgtgggttgtatatgggagTTGGGAATGTCAAACTAGCCTTGTTGTATTTGAATCACTTGTTGCcctttaactatgattgtgtatgtattttgagactataaAATGAAGTGACTAATGGTAATGTAATTGGCATTGTTCATGGAATCCACtcaatgtttaattaatgatataaatgtatcttttctttattcatgggcgagttgggtagaaagGTATTGTAAATGCTttcttgaccggggtatctcgatTGAGTTCCGGTCACGCTCCCCAAGGCCAGGGCGTGACAACTTGAATCTAGCCCATGCCTCATGTAGCTATTCCCCCGGTAATtgcttgaagaagaaaattttgtCCCAAAGCTCGGACTTCTTATTTTGTGAGAACCATTTAGCTAGAAAAATTTGCACAAGTTTGGTCCAAGTGTGGATGGAGTTAGGAGGTAAATTTTGGATCCATTGTTTTGCCTCTTCGTCTATAGAGTATTTGAACACCCTTAACCTTAGGGCATCATCCGAAATATGCCTCTTCTTATGCATTGCACACACACCGAAAAGGTTTCTGATCATCGTCGGCGGAATTTCGGAAGAACCCCACCTCCTTTAGCATTAGGATTAGACTATGTTCCACGTTGAAGGTAGCAACATCAACTCTAGGAGGGACAATGGCGTTTGTATCCTCAATATACTCATCTATATCGGCAAACACATTCTCAATATCCGGCTCGCCCATACTTACCTAGTGACACCAACCAAAGCAAGCAAAGTGTGATGGAATAGAAGAAGACGTTAAGTAAAGCACACACTAGTTAGTAATTTCAAAACCGTATTCCCCGAAAACGGCGCCAAATTTGATATGCTCAAATTGCACCTACATAAATGGTGTAAAGCTatcgatgtcaaatataataacccaattAGGTTGGTGTCGAATCCCACTgggaataggtgtgaaaaggttacttgaataGTGTGTCACTCGACTAAAGCCGTAATTCTATTCCGTTAGTTTGAAAAGAGTTTGGTAATTGTGATTTGTTAAGAGAATCTATTTTGTTAAGAGAATTGATTAAAAGGATtaagaaaccaaggttgtgtccctGTTAATGGAATATAATGTTgtcggtgttaatatgatatatttctaatgggaggtcctttgatatgcaaatagTTCCTAAATAACTACCCAATATTTTCCAATAATTAGGTGATTTTTCCTCTTTATGATTTTTCCAAATATTaaagagttacaattaagaacatcCAGTTTATGCCAAGTAGAACCCACTTATTCCTAAGAGATTatattaaacaaggtttaaagccttgaCTTCTTGCTACTCAATTCTAaccaaaccctaacccacttttccaagtgAAAGATAAAGCAAATTGGCACtagttaatgtttgcaaccatcaaccatAAATGAAGCATGAGAAAAGAATAGAAATCAGCcacccattatatatatatattcaatggtaaacacccattGACACTAAGTatccacaaccttagtatttaaagttagctactcatactagaatacaagaacaaagcaataaataaagtcataaaagcCTAATTTTAGGCTATTTTTCAGACCAGATGCCCCCACAAACCCTATTTATTCTATTTTTGCGGACAAAATGTGACAAAAATAATCCTTCAGATTTAGTATGCAACCGCAGAATCGACCGCGGAACAAATCCGCAGTCCGCACAACTTTAGCAATGCCGCAGATCTGATCAGCAAGCTTCCCAGATATCTCTCGCATACTgattatgcgatccgcataatgattttgcggccgcatagtggaTCGCATATTAATCTTCACTGGAGGTCCTCTTGCATTTGTGCGGAAACTTCGCAGTCCGCAAAtgagttatgcgaccgcatagtgaacCACATATTTGACTCTTAAGACTGACATAGCTTggttacatttgaaataggtctGCGGTTCGCCGACCAGTTCTGGGGCTTGCATACCAGTTCTGCGATCGTATATCTGTCACAAACCTTCCTTATTCCTGGTTTTTGTCATCTTTTTCATGCTCTTGGAAATTCAAGTCTGGTTTCCTGCAAAACACCAAACAAATTAAGAAATGACTTACATTTCTTTAAAAGATGATCTAAAGTCAATGAAATTAGTATCGAGCATTTCTACGACACATCACATATCTGCTCTGCACGTCCTCCTCGGtcttccaagtcgcctcctcgactggttgccCCTCCGTTGGACATTTACCGTCGAAATCCTCTTAGACATTACCTTGCGGACTTGCTTGTCAACAATAGTAACTATCTCCTCCTCATaccccaagctctcatctagatgAACTATACTGTAATCTAACACATATGACCTGCTAGCATGGTACCTCCGGAGCAGACACATGGAAAACTAGATGAACTTTTGATATACTGGGAGGCAAAGAAAGCCTGTAatcaacctctccaactcgctcCAACACCTCAAATTGACCGATGAACCTCGGACacagctttcccttctttccaaaGTTTATCATACCCTTCATCGATGAGACTTTCAAGTGAACCTTtttgcccaccataaatgataaatcacacacTTTCTGATACGcgtaactcttctacctggactgagctctacGAAGTCGCTCCTATATCAACTTTACCTTATCTAAGGCAACATTTACCAAATAactaccatataacctagcctcgtggggctcaaaccaaccgatgGGGGAATGACagaccatataaggcctcatatggatccatctcgatgctggactgataactattgttataagaaACTCGGTCAAAggtaagaatcgatcccactgccctctgaagtagatcacacatgctctgagcatatcctccagaatctgaactatctgctctgactgcccatcggtctgcaaatgaaaggctatgctgagctctacccgggtacccaactcactttgtacagctctctagaaatgtgaagtgaaccgagggcctctatctgaaatgatggaaataggcaggCCATGCAACCAAACGatatcctgaatgtaaatctgagccaacctctctgaagtttATGTAGTCGCCACTAGAATAAAGTGTGCAGACTTCATTAGTCtatcgataatgacccaaacgaAATCAAATTCCCTTATCGTGCGTGGAAACCCAACTATgtaatccatagtgatgcgctcccacatCCACTCCATTATAACCATCTGCTAAAGTAGGCCACTtgacctctggtgctcatacttaacttgttggcaatttatacatctcgccacatactcaactatgtccttcttcatccgcctctaccacTAATGCTATCTGAGGTTAagatacatcttcgtgacacctagatgaatagaataccctGAACTGTGCACCTCCACTAGAATCGTATCCCTCAGGCCATCAACataaggaacacataggcgaccttgGAGTCGAagaacaccatcatcaccgataGTGACCTCTTTGGAATCACCCCATAGCACCGTCTCTATAAGAACCAGCAAGTGTGAATCATCATACTGACAAGCCTTGATCCGCTcgaataaagaagactgagccacaacaGATACAAGAACTAGACTGGGGTCTggaatatccaacctcacaattctgttagctaaggactgaatgtccaaatccAATGGCCTCTCccctgctgaaatgaatgccaaactacccatactttcgGTCTTTATGCTCGacgcatccgcaaccacattctcCTTGCTCGGATGAtagaggatagtaatatcataatcctttagtaactcaagcaaCCTGTGCTGCCTCAAACTAAGATCCATATGCTTAAATAAATGCTGCAAATTGCGGTGATCCGTGTAGACCTCACATGACACcacataaaggtaatgcctcaaGATCTTGAGATTATGAACTATCacagccaactctaaatcatgcacaagataattcttctcgtggggcttcaagtgacatgaagcatatgcaataactcgcccctcctgcatcaatacacaacccaagccaacacgtgaagtgtcacaattcacaatatacatccccgaacctgagggcaacaccaacattagtgttgtagtcaatgcggtcttgagcatCTAAAAGCTCACCTCGAAATAATCGGACCATCTGAACtaagcacccttctaggttaatctagtcaaaggagctaCAATAGACAAGAATCCCTCGACAAACTAATGATAATAACCCGCTAGCGCCAAGAAAATCCCGATCTCAATTGCTGTGGTGGGATGAGGCAAACTTTGAACCGCCTCGACCTTcctaggatccaccttaataccctcacctgatacaaccTACCCCAAGTAAGCCACATAATCTAACCATAACTcgtacttggagaacttagcatatagctttttctctcgcaaggtctgaagcacaatccttaaCTGCTGCTCGTGCTACTCCATAATGcgtgagtagatcaatatgtgaTCAATGAAAACAATGAAAAAAGATTCAAGATATGTCCTAAACACCCGATTCGTAAAATCCATAAACTTCGTTCGGCCATTAGCCAagtcgaaggacatcactagaaactcatagtgcccatatctagtccggaaagccgtcttcggaacattcAAAGTACgaatcctcaactgatgatacccagaccCCAATtcaaatcttagagaacactctagcaccctgtaactgatcaaacaaatcattaatGCACGGcatcgggtacttattcttgataatGGATTTGTTCAGctggtggtaatcaatgcacatctacataatcccatccttcttcttcacaaataataccggtgcaccccaaggcgacacactcagcCTGATGAACCCCTTCTCGAGAAACTCCTCAAACTGCTCTTTCAAATCCCtcaactcttttggagccatgcgatacggtgaaATAGAGATATGCTGGGTGACTGGTGCCAAATCAATGCTGAAATTGATATCACGATCTAGTGGCATGCCTGGTAAATtagaaggaaatacatcagagaactctcgcaccacgggcactgaatcaatcgtgggAGTCTccacagtagtatcccgaacataagccagATAGGCCAAATAACCCTGCTtaaccatatgtcgagccttcaagaaagagacTACCTGACTAGATATACTGATAGATGAGcccctccactccaatctaggcaaatCTGACATTGCCAaagtaacagtcttagcatggcaatcaagaatggcatggtaCGCAGACtaccagtccatacccaggatAACCCTAAAGttagtcatatcaagcaacagaagatttGCTCTGTTCTCATAACCACAAGAAGTCACTACACGGGACTGGTAAAcctgatccacaacaacataaCCACCCACTAGTGTCGACATATATACAGGAACACCCAAGGACTCACAGGAGACATCCAGATAAGGAACAAATAGAgaagatacatatgaataagtagacccTGGATCGAATAGTACCGAAGCATTCCTACTacagatagaaataatacctgtgatgatGGCGTTTGAGGCTACCACATCTGGTGTGGCTAGAAAGGCATAGAATCTGGCCGAAGCGCCacctagctggcctccacctctagggagacccctacccacctgcccccCGCCTCTTGCTGACTAGACGGGTGGTGCAGTGATCATTGGCTGATAGCCTTGTTGTActaccttgccccgaagcctagggcaaacctatcacgccccaacctcggggagcgcgaccgacgctcaaccgagatacccggtcaagcaagcctacttgatgccttctacccaaccttacccaataacaataaaagaaccaTTAACAAGAGATAAGCATAAGAAGGGTAAAATGTTCCACATTCTTTTTTtattactcaaaggatattcattttacaatttccaaaatattacaagttcataatTATGAGGGAAAAACATATTTgtcaaataccaacacttctaacTCATTACCCAATATCGtacaccacccacaacatgtatacagagcctctaagtacaacagaagagtagtatggaagtgccggcgacaaggccccggctatacctcaaaacacaaatacaacgtcaagtgacataaggcccggaatagagttgggctcaccaaaacctgctgagtatagagtaactgctaacgaggatcaaattTGCCCGCTGACAAACCACCTGCATCCGTTGAAGATGCATCACCCCcgaaaaagggacattagtaaatgtggaatagtactagtatgtgaagCTAAATGTCTTCTTTAGAAATAGAATgacaatataagaaagggaaaaccatagaagcAACAAGTAaaaatcaatgatatccaaatgccaagttaaaacataataattttcaaaatacaaaaataatattatttttggttaggagatcattagcactgatataccactgtatttttagcacggagttcgatcacactcgatcggctaggacatctcTCCACGAACAATGTGGATTGACATATGATGAGAAAGTAAGGTGTTACCAAGACTAGGAACCACAATGCGCacgacatggcatccgatctccacccgatcggctagcccgccttcccacatatgccgtgtgggtcgacttCATCATTTCCAATTCACAGCTATCATCAatatcatcccaattaaggggaataatctcatcacatcaatatttcaatatcattccaaataaggggaataatcacaatccactcttACACTGGCACgcgtagtttcgggtgtgggccgtTTCGACCCACCTTTCCTCGgttcgctaatgatactcccaaaaatatttttttgttttgcacacaagggaaacagAAATACAAATACATTCACCTTATAACATTTCACACCATGTATAGCTTTGTTAGTTCTTTCAACTACTCACAACATCATTATCTCATTGGCTCCCccggccatacatatgattcttctttcatggcacgatggccgtatctCATATTCCACATTATCAATTCTTTACTTTCCGAGAATCATCAttataaacatcaacatatagaatattctagaaatcacaactttaggttcattagtaatgaaggcttttaaaCATAATGGATTCCTTttcaaatatggagcaaaatgacTAGCAATTGAAGCATGAGTTAAAACCATAAACGAGTGATACACCACTTAtacttgaaatactttttcccaaaaaggggcaatacacaatttcaactaatGAGTATATAAGAACTCTAGTCACATTGTAAAATCAAGACCTCAAATGTGTATATGAGCGATATGAGTCTTAAGCACgttgagttttctttccaaattgaGCATAgtgaactttcatttgaaacatgaattgaagctATAACATTTTTACACCTAAACCATACTCGAACACATTCCCGAAGAAGATCATAACGAGATAAGGATAATTGGGACACGTTTTGAGTATGTACATATTTCAACATAATGCTTActtggaataatcaaaattattaggaacaactcagaacatgagaattaggaacttgggccaaccatactagaaacttacgggaacatcatggaattcgattctaagagtgaagtttagccaacatacctttcttgagcTCTCCTTaggttactacaacgtcccaacacttctagcaatatcaatctatagaaagatagcaaaaatcggataataattagaagaatTCTTATGAtatttgacgagctcgaaacaaaCACTTAAATTATgatcgctagtcaaatatagtatagtataatatcgtatccacatggattggatttaaacagtgttctcATAATTTCTAgtttggttgctatccaagatgatcaacaattgagattccTATGATTtataactacaattaactaagaagctaaagctattgactaatgacaatcgcaacaaaggtaagcaaggaagttatcaatgggagaaaataggggttgataggataggtgcaacaTAATTGTTTgtgatctaactctagataattcacttctaatgtttaagtgagtctctcgaattcactcaattattagttcaaacattcagcgAAAACTCtgctctcgattaagtcttaacctcacaagatgaaccaatttaagaacgtgaagatatgcaagaatgcgtagtggattggtctttgggaaaacctctctcgattatcctcctaactaggtttaatcaatgattcaactaacctctttcgattactaagaagaattaatgaactcaaccaacaacataatgcaaagatatcacaagttatgcctctctcgattacatgaacaagtgagtatagatgcaacaattaaatctgccacgccccaaactcgtagagcgcgaccggcgctcaaacGAGTAAACCCAACTGAGCAATcctattagatttcattctacccaaactcattcatgaaataaTAGGAGATGTAATCCATTATTCAAACACTGAGAAGATTCCATTAACAACttccattcattccattagcaacttcgttcataatttccaaagtattataagtttatagatataatgaaaacatgtttgccaaatagcaacaattttagttcaattcccaacatcatacaccacccacaatctgtcaacggagcctctaaatatgacagaagaatagtatggaagtgccggcaacaaggcctcggctatacctgaagacacaaagtgtaacatcaa from Nicotiana tomentosiformis chromosome 11, ASM39032v3, whole genome shotgun sequence encodes:
- the LOC138901300 gene encoding uncharacterized protein; translated protein: MDLSLRQHRLLELLKDYDITILYHPSKENVVADASSIKTESMGSLAFISAGERPLDLDIQSLANRIVRLDIPDPSLVLVSVVAQSSLFERIKACQYDDSHLLVLIETVLWGDSKEVTIGDDGVLRLQGRLCVPYVDGLRDTILVEVHSSGKPDLNFQEHEKDDKNQE